The Cicer arietinum cultivar CDC Frontier isolate Library 1 chromosome 1, Cicar.CDCFrontier_v2.0, whole genome shotgun sequence genome contains the following window.
atcaaatgctcatattgtgacaaaattgtacatttagaatttgcatgttactttaaaaaaagggataacaaaaacaagaatagGAGAATCTTCAAAAGGGAAGAACATTTGACAGTAAAAACagatttttctgaaaaactgAAAAAGCAAGAACGATCTTCAGATCAATCTGGAGGCTTAATAGAAACAACTAACATTCAGTTTTTTAAACCAGTTTCAAAAAGAGATTCTTCTCAGTCTAAGATTGATCATTTTGagaaatcatttaacaatatgAAACCAGATTTCAAGGCTAACTCCcaaggacccaaacaaatatgggtaccaaaatcattacaaacttgtgatgtaggaacatcatccaacaatcaagaaagaacattgatacatgACCAAGGCATTCTCAATACACATGAATGGAAAAATATGATGCCTCatctcattacaaaaatttggagtgtcTATAACCCTtggaaacattaacaaatcaaaggtACATGTATCATCTTATTTCGCTTCCATGTATGCGCTTATTATCatgttcaaaattaaaatgttgtctCTTGTAAAAGATAACAAAGAGCATAATGGCATTttccttgtattttttttaagggggatattaattctttaaaattcagggggagttttcATCTTAAAACTGGAGTCTACTCATTGTTTTCAATGTGTAGTATACATTTCCTTTGTATTCCCCAAAcctttttgtgttgacaaagggggagaattattttagattttatgtttagattttatgttggttcaaaaatctgaagcatattctgagggggagcttttaaagctctctatgattaaaattagaatcaaaattaaaatctaaattaacatgtttgtcatcatcaaaaagggggagattgttgagacaaaatctcaatttaatgttttgatgaaaacaaacaaaaagttaattaagaattctaattatgattctaagtgttttgatatttaacatgtgtttttgagtatgttaaaacaagataggtatcaaacatcacaaatcagatcaaagaaagcagttctggaaaacgcagattgatcttgaagcagttctggaaaacaaagatcaatcctggaaacaatattcatcatgtactctcatatagaatcaacaaaagatcaatccaagtcacatttgtaccagaatttgaagaatcaaaggcatgcttcagtaaaggcatatcacaaagatcattcNNNNNNNNNNNNNNNNNNNNNNNNNNNNNNNNNNNNNNNNNNNNNNNNNNNNNNNNNNNNNNNNNNNNNNNNNNNNNNNNNNNNNNNNNNNNNNNNNNNNNNNNNNNNNNNNNNNNNNNNNNNNNNNNNNNNNNNNNNNNNNNNNNNNNNNNNNNNNNNNNNNNNNNNNNNNNNNNNNNNNNNNNNNNNNNNNNNNNNNNNNNNNNNNNNNNNNNNNNNNNNNNNNNNNNNNNNNNNNNNNNNNNNNNNNNNNNNNNNNNNNNNNNNNNNNNNNNNNNNNNNNNNNNNNNNNNNNNNNNNNNNNNNNNNNNNNNNNNNNNNNNNNNNNNNNNNNNNNNNNNNNNNNNNNNNNNNNNNNNNNNNNNNNNNNNNNNNNNNNNNNNNNNNNNNNNNNNNNNNNNNNNNNNNNNNNNNNNNNNNNNNNNNNNNNNNNNNNNNNNNNNNNNNNNNNNNNNNNNNNNNNNNNNNNNNNNNNNNNNNNNNNNNNNNNNNNNNNNNNNNNNNNNNNNNNNNNNNNNNNNNNNNNNNNNNNNNNNNNNNNNNNNNNNNNNNNNNNNNNNNNNNNNNNNNNNNNNNNNNNNNNNNNNNNNNNNNNNNNNNNNNNNNNNNNNNNNNNNNNNNNNNNNNNNNNNNNNNNNNNNNNNNNNNNNNNNNNNNNNNNNNNNNNNNNNNNgatatatccttgtgtgatctctctatctctatctctatttattttatgcgttacaatcaaatcatattttgataaaattgattttactgtttttaaagcaaaccaagattgatcttcaacaaaaccaagatcgatcttcatcactgtcaagatcaatcttggattgtgatcttatttttaatacagaatttttaaaaggggcaattataattcaaaccccccttccttataattgatattttttttaccttcagtatttaaaaagataaagttTTTATATGGGATTTCTCAAGGATAACTTAGAATTGGTGGtttattttcctatataaaGGCTTTTAATACTtcattatataatataacacaaacttttgaaaatttcttTTCTTCTGCTACATAGAAGGATATTGGAAGATGaaaaggatgatgtgttctctTTTGGTGATTGCGGTTGTTTTCTCACTAGATGGCTCTTACATTCAAGGTTTCCTATACATTACAaattttattgtcatttttcattgaaaaacattttgttatttattctctataattaacattatttctttcttttgtctTTTTAGAGAACATGATCGATTTGATGGCTCACAGGACTTAGAAGTTCTGAATGCATCATTGTCACTAGGACAAGATACTTGTAATTAGTactattagaatttaaaacaacattttttataatgttctctataattaattatcaattgaTTACTTTGATAGTACTATATATCTGAGTATTTGACAACTTAACTTTAAAACATCCAGTACTAATTAAATGTAGgtgtttataaataaaatgtaggtctcatttgtaataataaataaattaaaacttgttaaaaaacaatttaatgtgtttttgacagaaaaaaatacatttattttgacaatttatttatcaattttttaatttatcatctTGTCTTAGAATAAGATTTTTATCCACTGATTTTAGGGGTTATTGTCCCTTCTTATGGTTGTGCAATACCTTTAAATTCTATACCTTTAAATTCTATAGAATTATTCATACACTTACACTCTTCCCTAATATGAATGGATCTTATGAGATTCCACCAAACGTTGACTGGAGATTGAAGAGACCTTCAAAATCAATGTGGCTGTGGTAAATCGtttttgttagaatattaacAAAAGtgcttttaattatatatatctttttacaaaattttatttaaaaaccgtaactaaactaatattttttggaATAAGAGCATGAATAATTGTCactattgaaaatatattttattaaaaatagctTGGATCGAGCTTTGAAAATTATTCGTATGAAATTTCatgaaactaattaattaatatactcCATATACGTGTAGGATCTTGTTGGCTTTTTCTGCCGTGACAGCTGTTGAAGGCATTCTTAAAATCAGTGGTGGCCCTTTGATCTCACTTTCGCGGCAACAACTAGTTGACTGTGATGATCTCAACTATGGGTGTGAATATGGCAATATAAGCACTGcgtttaaatatataattaaaaataagggTCTAGTTGAAGGTGAGGAATATCCATATGAATCAGTGAAAGGCACCTGTCGTAGTTCTGGATTTAAAAGTCATAGTCCAATAAGTGACTATCATAGAGTAGTGCCGAGTGAAAGTTACCTCCAACAGGCTGTGGCAAAACAACTTGTCTCGGGTTCTGGGTTTCACTTCCGAATCAACTATTTCCTTCGCTAATTATAAAGGAGGTATATTTGAAGGACCGTGTCCAATGGATAAACATGACATCTATTCAGACAAGTACAAGTGGCATTCGATTACTATTGTTGGTTATGGAACAGAAGATGGCACCAATTAATGGATTGTGAAAAATTCATGGGGACTGAATTGGGGAGAAAATGGATAAATGAGAATGAAAATGCACGGTGATGGTTCCATTTGGGGTCTCTGTGCCATTGCATTGCAAGCTTTTTACCCCACAATTGACCACAAGCTATTTTCTATTTAGGACTTCATTATATCTACCCATGTTACTTGAATTCACATTACACTTTCCTAATTCCTAGTTCTACTACTACTTAATTAACCTATATATCTTCTGTTTTTTTAGAATTGTTTTCTCATATTATCTATGTATTGAAATTTCACAACCATATATGgatcttttaaatattaattgcatttataaattaattctgATTTTATATACAATAGGATATATATGATAATTCCATTAGTGTGTTTGGAGTACTCCATAAATATAAGTACATATATCTATTGTGCGCTGGACGGATGAATTGAATATTGTCCGGTTAATGATttggatcatatatatttaatctGGTCAATTAACTGTTAAATTTGATAGAATCCCATAAACCCATTTGAACTGAAAAATCGATTCAAAgaacattattttttactttatttataaaattatttctaaaggGTGAATATGTGCAGGTAGCTTACCCATATCATGCTTTACCACTTGGCCATTTGTTTGAATGTGAATTTCCatactttaattttatacattttacCAGTTGTTTAAGGTAAGGATTATTAGATCGCCCTTTAATAAATCATAGATAATTTATCTAGAATGATGTTgaccaataaaaattaattgtatatcTCCCACTAATTATAGcattaaaagtaaattattgTGTAATTACATACATTGGTGGACCTACGGGCATCCCAGGGTGTGCCCCTGCACCCTCTCAAGTTTAAAAGAAATTACATCTAACTGTATAATATTTCTTTACTGAttactttgaaattttaattgcaCTCTCTGCACCTCAAGACTCATTTAAACTCTGAGTTTCCGAAGTTGTGTTTTCATTTCCTCTGCTTgatgattaaatattttacaattcatTTTCAAATCGCAAAATTGCAACAGACCATGATCAAGTCCATGTCCTTTGCCAGTTTGCCACGTGATGTATTCTTTTAAAAGTtgtatttaaaaagttaaagttTTTCTATGGAATTTCTCAAGGGTAACTTGGATTGGTGGtttattttcctatataaaGGCTTTTAACATttcattatataatataatacaaacttttgaaaatttcttTTCTTCTACTACAGAGAAGGATATTGGAAGATGAAGAGGATGATGTGTTCTCTTTTGTTGATTGTGGTTGTTTTCTCACTATGTAAATACATTACAAATTTTATTGTCATTTTCCAATGAAaaacattttgttatttattctCTAACATTGTATCTCTCTTTTGTCTTTTTACAGAACAAGATGGATTTGATGGCTCACGGGACTTAAAATTCTGAATGCATCATTATCACTAGGACAAGATACTTGTGGTTAGTACCATTAGaattttaaacaacattttttataatgttctcTATGATTAATTATCAATTGATTACTTTGAtagtactatatatatataagtactTGACAACTTAACTTTAAAACATCCAGTACTAATTAAATGTAGgtgtttataaaagaaaatgcaGGTCttgtaataataaataaattaaaacttgttaaaaaacaaatttaacgTGTTTTTGACTAAAAAGagtttattttgataatttgtttatcaattttttaatttagtcttAGAATAACTAATGATTTTTTATCCACTGATTTTACAGATGGGGTTATTGTCCCGGTTGTGCAATACCTTTAAATTCTATAGAATTATTCAATTTGGATACACTTGCACTCTTATCTAATATGAATGGATCAATTCCATCAAACATTGAGAAAATAGCTTGGATCTAGCTTTGAAAAGTCCTTGTTAGATAAACGAAGAAGCATTGGGGCCCTGCCGGTACAAGGGTAAGGCCACCAAAGCAAGCGCTTTAGGGCTCccctaaaaacaaaattttttacttaaaaaaaggcctcaaatattttttttatctatgaaaAAGGGcttacattttaatatttttaaaactaattttgatgaaattttatataaattaaataaaatattttgtttttattacaaattatttaatacttatctcagtacaactaaattggttaattaaaacagtagagatgagagaaatattaattataaattgaataatcatGAGATAAAAGGTGAGTACATCATTAATATGAGAAATACTAGTTATAAATGGAGAGATCATGAGATAAATAgtgaacatattgttaacatgagTTACTTGAGTGCTACAATATATACACATTCTTTTcttattcaactaaaatatggaaAAATTTACATGAGTGTCTGTTGTTGCCGTATAACCATTGAAATGTCTTATtccattatttgaaaaatatagagaaaatatatttgaaaatgtcattaattttgttaaacaaaatttatataattattaaataaaatattaataatttatttattaaattttgaaaaggcCTTATCTAATAATTTCGCTTTATGCCTCATAACGTGTTGGGCCGGTCCTGCCTTTGATCTCACTTTCGCAGCAGCAACTAGTTGACTGTGATGATCTCAACCATGGGTGTAAATATGGCAAAATAAGCACtgcatttgaatatataattaaaaataagggTCTAGTTAAAGGTGAGGAATATCCATACGAAGCAGTGAAGGGCACCTGTCGTAGATCTGAATTTGAAAGTCATGGTCCAATAAGTAGCTATCATAGAGTAGTGCTGAGTGAAAGTTACCTCCAACAGGCTGTGGCAAAACAACCTGTCTCGGCAGCTCTAGGTTTCACTTCCGAATCAACTATTTCCTTTGCTAATTATAAAGGAGGTATATTTGAAGGACCGTGTCTAGTGGATAAACATGACATCTATTCGAACAAGTACAAGTGGCATTCGATTACTATTGTTGGTTATGGAACAGAAGATGGCACTAAAAATTCATGGGGACTGGATTGGGGAGAAAATGGATATATGAGAATGAAAATGCACGGTGGTGGTTCCATTTGGGTCTCTGTGCCATTTCATTGCAAGCTTTTTACCCCACAATTGATCGCAAGCTATTTTCTATTTAGGACTTCATTATATCTACCCATGTTACTTGAATTCACATTACACTTTTCTATTTCCTAGTTCTACTACTACTTAATTAACCTATATATCTTCTGTTTTCTTAGAATTGTTTTCTCACATTATCTATGTATTGAAATTTCACAACCATATATGgatcttttaaatattaattgaaatttcaCAACCATTTATAAATTAGTTCTGATTTTATATACAATAGGATATATATGATAATTCCATTAGTGTGTTTGGAGGACTCCATAAATATAAGTACATATATCTGTTCTGCGCATAGAATCCCATAAACCCATTTGAATTGAAAAATCGATTCAAAGaacataattttttactttatttataaaaatatttctaaaggGTGAATGTGTGCAGGTAGCTTACCCATATCATGCTTTACCACTTGGCCAATTGTTTGAATGTGAATTTCCatactttaattttatacattttacCAGTTGTTTAAGGTGAGGATTATTAGATCGCCCTTTAATAAATCATAGATAATTTGTCTAGAATGATGTTGAccgataaaaattaattgtatatcTCCCACTAATCATagcattaaaaataaattattgtgtaATTACATACATTGGTGGACCTACGGGCATCCTAGGGTGTGCCCCTGCACCCTctcaagtttaaaaaaattacatctaactgtataatatttctttaatgattactttgaaattttaattgcaCTCTCTGCACCTCAAGACTCATTTAAACTCTGAGTTTCCGAAGTTGTGTTTTCATTTCCTCTGCTTgatgattaaatattttacaattcatTTTCAAATCGCAAAATTGCAACAGACCATGATCAGGCCCATGTCCTTTGCCAGTTTGCCTCATCTCTCATTTCTTTTTCGGTAAGCCTCGTATCTTAGgaacattttcaattatattcctttttcaaaaaaaaaatttaatataatttaagacAGAAGTACAAAcacagaaaattattttttttattttttttaaaagatggCATCTTAGAGATATGATTATAcgatgttttttatttatttattttagtttttaataaataaatatgaaattaataaattaaatatattttattaatagtatataTCTTCTTTAATGTTTATTATTGTGATACGtcaactttaaattttatagtagATACGTCAACTTTATGCTAAAATTCGaagttgaaaaaatatttagctattttgaaaaacaatgaatgattataattttaggtTTTAATATGTGATTTTATTAGGAATGAAGATTTTAGTTAGAgacttaaaagaaaattgtgaaCTTCCAAAATATTTGGGGTTGATGTAAAAATGTGGTTTTTATGTGAATGTTTATAtacaaaacataattaataaaaattaaagtttgaaAAATGTCAAAGTGGAAGAATCGTGATTTTAAGTATTTAGAATATTGGAACTCTtagtatttgagttttttttttataagatttcgTGATAAAACCTTTTACttgtttttcaaatattaaagtgtTGAAATTTATGATGTTGATGGATGATTTAATCGAAATTTCAAACGGTGTGAGTATGttgtctttgattgattttgttaagaaaatattttgtccTAAATTGTTAAAGACCAACATTTGAGTCGAACTTCAATaagtttgaaagaaaaaaaaacaatatatagtttttcaaagtatagcataagtttttttaaaattcgcTTCCACCAAAGTACTAAACCAAGGTCTTCTTGACGTTAGGGAGCCTAAGAAAAAAGTCATACCCTAATTAATTTGGATAGTGACCGAACCTAGGGTTCGTTTGAGGTTGGTTTAGAAACTTGTATTGATTAAGTTAATTGGTTGATTTAAGGTACAAGGAAATTGAGAGGTGTTGTTGGAATCTTTGGATAGGTTATGTTGGCGCAGCGTAAGTTGCTTTTGTAATAAAGCAATGTCGAGGTAAGAAAACTTTCTAACGATATTATATAAGCTTGAATACaatgtatttttatatacatgatCCTTCTGCTCGTGGTTAATAAACGTACACACAattgtttatgtatttgatgtgattacatattcataactgataacatatgtgttataaattttattgatgagaatatattttgaaaatgctatgtgaaaaagcaataaaaattattagtgtttaataAGTATTAAAAGATGAGTCTTTTGATAGCTGCATTTAgataatgattaaattaaatcaatttatcTATCATATTTCATTATcaatttatcaaatataaaaaatacctttgtgtaataaaactttaaataaaagtaaaaaaaaaaatattaaaaggttTCTTGTCCATTTTATCCTATTATACCACACATATAATCAAGGTAATCAAATTTGATTAGACATTAAATCAGTGTAGATAAAGATTCAAGATTTAAAAGTGTAATCGAGATTTAATTGAGGCTGGACtgataataacaaatatatatatttgttattttttatgttttaatatacCATAATTAACTTCAAACAATTTAAACTTGGCTCCacttaaaaatatcattcttGATATTCATTGTTCTAAAGAATAATTTTActgattaattattatttggcaattatttattgatattttttactcAAGATATTATTATGGTGTTGTTCTATTAATATTTCTCCACccatttatttttaagttgagTGTTAAGTTATATCTTTTGATGTACGgtgtttaaaataattatgtacATTAGtaaaagtataatatatatacgcacatctttgaatattttaattttaattcaattgaaaaatatcgatattattatgttaaataatattaaaaaaattatatcctTTTAATAGATAATGAATGTGAGGTTGTCATGATTGCTATTTGGTGCACTCAAGAAGATCCTTCTCTTAGGCCAACAATGAAGAAGGTTTTGTTAATGCTAGAAGGGATTGTTGAAGTTTCAATTCCTCCAAGTCCCTACCTCTATGGTTCTTTTGGTTGAAATTTGTTCCTTTTGAATGTGGTTTTGGTGTTTCATTTCTTTTTAGTTCCTTTTGAAGTGATTGCATTGGAGAGTAAGACGATGGGTTTGTAAGCTATTGAATTGGTTCAAGAATTTGATATCTCTCATGTGGTGATTGAAATTGATTGCAAAGTCGTAGTGacaatttatataaatacaaattGATCACTCATAAGTAAGTAGTATCTTTAAGCATTACAATTCGATTTTAAGCGATTATCTTAATTATAAGATGTACTTTagtaaagaattaaaaaataaatttttatatttttatacttttatttttaatttcttaacaaCTACCGTAAAGTACTTGTTCTTATTTTTTCCATCACGATACTCATCTCTTTCTTGTACCGATGATTGTGAAGGGAATACAATAAACATATTTGGTCAATACTCTCACACCTTGTAATTTGGTGGAGAATTGATACCCAATGATGTGGCATTCTAGTTGACaggttttttaaaataatgaatcaCTTTTTACTTGTGTgaattaaaaactaatttttttatattgaaattaatcCCTAGTGTGTCTTGTCctacttatgttttttttttctatattagaaaataaattattttcaatgctgttcttttgctttttctttgaaattattttttttttatttgatgtacaACTTTCTTCTCTAA
Protein-coding sequences here:
- the LOC113783908 gene encoding zingipain-1-like translates to MNGSYEIPPNVDWRLKRPSKSMWLWILLAFSAVTAVEGILKISGGPLISLSRQQLVDCDDLNYGCEYGNISTAFKYIIKNKGLVEGEEYPYESVKGTCRSSGFKSHSPISDYHRVVPSESYLQQAVAKQLVSGSGFHFRINYFLR